The following are from one region of the Hyalangium gracile genome:
- a CDS encoding xanthine dehydrogenase family protein molybdopterin-binding subunit, with protein sequence MQGVKDTTDSRASNKPSDGQKEQAGGPKPPPPPNPGPARQQAILQGIVGDGLKEVTRRVPLDEPPPLPENAKLKSIGKPISRLDGIEKVTGKARYTFDIQLPGMLWGKWLVSPLPHARIKSIDTSAAERYPGVRAVHVMERLLATAKLRDPKAEQSQRYPTIRYAGQPIAAVAAENPRAAEAALKLIKVEYEPLPHVTELEEAMKENAPRVFPGPTEQPATAGGGGAPPGLPQRGNVRGPDTKPRGVGPRGDVEQGFREAEVVVEAEFRTQVQTHVPMEPHGLVADWKEDGLTLYASTQHVASVREEAAEHFDLPKNKVRVLSDFTGGGFGAKYGIGNFGLLAIHLSRKARLPVRMVLDRREEHVSGGNRPNSIQRLKVGAKRDGSLTAIQLQSFGSGGVAGGAGVGFCHSTLYACPNVRVEQHDVFTNAGPCAAFRGPGQVQGIFALEQAIDEVAERIGMDPLVLRSKIDVSGTDDCVARAYERKVGADRFGWSKRRPAGSDKGPIKRGMGVAQSQWLYLVHRNTACEVRVTDDGSVEAFSSTQDIGTGTRTILAQVVAEEFGLRPEQIGAYVGDSRYPMGPASGGSRVTSSLTPAARNAAYRCVRDIAARLAPHFQANADDIVFVDGKVMVKGKPASALPFREAVKKAGFEEISHRAERRDDYEGFAAATPDMSISRHGIGGVQFAEVAVDTETGIVKVERMVAVHDCGRPINPKLTESQIYGGVIQGVSYALYEERHLDAASGHQLNANVDQYKIVGSREVPRIEVILLEQLGAQSSTDARGVAEPANVATAAAVANAFYNATGKRIRTLPMTPANVLAALRT encoded by the coding sequence ATGCAAGGCGTCAAGGACACCACGGATAGCCGCGCTTCCAACAAGCCCTCCGACGGACAGAAGGAGCAGGCCGGAGGCCCCAAGCCGCCTCCACCTCCGAACCCGGGGCCCGCCCGGCAGCAAGCCATCCTGCAAGGGATTGTCGGGGACGGGCTGAAGGAGGTCACCCGGCGGGTGCCGCTGGACGAGCCACCGCCCCTGCCCGAGAACGCGAAGCTCAAGTCCATCGGCAAGCCCATCTCGCGCCTGGATGGAATCGAGAAGGTCACCGGCAAGGCCCGCTATACCTTCGACATCCAGCTCCCCGGGATGCTCTGGGGCAAGTGGCTCGTCTCGCCGCTGCCCCACGCGCGCATCAAGTCCATCGACACCTCCGCGGCCGAGCGCTACCCAGGCGTCCGCGCCGTTCACGTCATGGAGCGCCTGCTGGCGACCGCGAAGCTGCGCGACCCGAAGGCGGAGCAGAGCCAGCGCTACCCGACCATCCGCTACGCGGGCCAGCCCATCGCGGCGGTGGCCGCCGAGAACCCTCGCGCCGCCGAGGCGGCGCTGAAGCTCATCAAAGTGGAGTACGAGCCCCTACCCCACGTCACCGAGCTCGAGGAGGCCATGAAGGAGAACGCGCCTCGCGTCTTCCCCGGCCCCACCGAGCAGCCGGCGACCGCGGGCGGAGGCGGAGCTCCCCCAGGCCTCCCCCAGAGAGGCAACGTCCGAGGTCCCGACACGAAGCCACGCGGCGTGGGCCCACGCGGAGACGTCGAGCAGGGGTTTCGCGAGGCCGAGGTGGTGGTCGAGGCGGAGTTCCGCACCCAGGTGCAGACCCACGTCCCCATGGAGCCGCACGGGCTCGTCGCGGATTGGAAGGAGGACGGGCTGACGCTCTACGCCTCCACGCAGCACGTCGCGAGCGTCCGGGAAGAAGCGGCCGAGCACTTCGATCTGCCGAAGAACAAGGTTCGCGTCCTCAGTGACTTCACCGGTGGCGGCTTCGGCGCGAAGTACGGGATTGGCAACTTCGGGCTGCTCGCCATCCACCTGTCGCGCAAGGCGCGGCTGCCGGTGCGGATGGTGCTGGATCGCCGGGAAGAGCACGTGTCGGGCGGCAACCGTCCGAACAGCATCCAGCGGCTCAAGGTGGGCGCGAAGCGGGATGGCTCCCTCACGGCCATCCAGCTCCAGTCCTTCGGCAGCGGAGGCGTGGCGGGCGGCGCCGGGGTCGGCTTCTGCCACTCCACGCTCTACGCCTGCCCGAACGTGCGCGTGGAGCAGCACGACGTCTTCACCAACGCCGGGCCCTGCGCCGCGTTCCGGGGGCCCGGTCAGGTCCAGGGCATCTTCGCCCTGGAGCAGGCCATCGACGAGGTGGCGGAGCGGATCGGCATGGATCCGCTCGTCCTCCGGAGCAAGATCGACGTCTCCGGGACGGATGACTGCGTGGCTCGCGCCTATGAGCGCAAGGTGGGAGCCGACCGGTTCGGCTGGAGCAAGCGGCGGCCCGCTGGCTCGGACAAGGGTCCCATCAAGCGAGGCATGGGGGTCGCCCAGTCCCAGTGGCTCTACCTGGTCCACCGGAACACCGCGTGTGAAGTCCGCGTGACGGATGACGGCTCTGTCGAGGCCTTCAGCAGCACGCAGGACATCGGCACGGGGACGCGCACCATCCTGGCGCAGGTGGTGGCCGAGGAGTTCGGCCTGCGCCCGGAGCAGATCGGCGCCTACGTCGGAGACTCCCGCTACCCGATGGGGCCTGCCTCCGGCGGTAGCCGCGTCACCAGCTCCCTCACACCCGCCGCCCGGAATGCCGCGTACCGCTGCGTCCGGGACATCGCCGCGCGGCTGGCCCCCCACTTCCAGGCGAACGCGGACGACATCGTCTTCGTCGACGGCAAGGTGATGGTGAAGGGCAAGCCTGCGTCGGCCCTGCCCTTCCGCGAGGCCGTCAAGAAGGCCGGGTTCGAGGAGATCTCCCATCGGGCCGAGCGCCGGGACGACTACGAGGGGTTCGCGGCGGCAACCCCCGACATGAGCATCAGCCGGCATGGGATTGGGGGCGTGCAGTTCGCCGAGGTGGCGGTCGACACGGAGACGGGCATCGTCAAGGTGGAGCGCATGGTCGCCGTGCATGACTGCGGGCGCCCCATCAACCCCAAGCTCACCGAGAGCCAGATCTACGGCGGGGTGATTCAAGGCGTGAGCTACGCCCTCTACGAGGAGCGGCACCTGGACGCCGCGAGCGGCCACCAGCTCAACGCCAACGTCGATCAGTACAAGATCGTCGGCTCGCGCGAGGTGCCGCGCATCGAGGTCATCCTGCTCGAGCAGCTCGGGGCGCAGTCCTCCACGGACGCGCGCGGAGTGGCCGAGC
- a CDS encoding (2Fe-2S)-binding protein: MAPPDDDSDSKPLLPKLSRRAFFTGAGASALTATLSQSVAEAAAAASPAVQGPEPASLSLSINGRPVAVQVDPATTLAEVLRNNLGMTGTKIGCDRGACSACTVWLDGEVAASCMTLAFDARGRKVTTIEGLAQGDELHPVQRAFVENDALQCGFCTPGMVMSCAALVERNPKCTLDDVKQAVSGHLCRCGTYPNVFKATLAAAQAGGKIKGKS; encoded by the coding sequence TTGGCCCCACCCGATGATGACTCCGATTCCAAGCCCCTGCTTCCCAAGCTCAGCCGCCGCGCCTTCTTCACCGGCGCGGGTGCCTCGGCGCTGACCGCCACGCTGTCCCAGTCCGTCGCGGAAGCGGCGGCGGCCGCCTCTCCGGCGGTCCAGGGCCCCGAGCCCGCCTCGCTGTCCCTCTCCATCAACGGGCGCCCCGTCGCCGTCCAGGTGGACCCCGCCACCACGCTGGCCGAAGTCCTCCGCAACAACCTCGGCATGACGGGGACGAAGATCGGCTGCGACCGTGGCGCCTGCTCGGCCTGCACGGTGTGGCTCGACGGCGAAGTCGCCGCCAGCTGCATGACGCTGGCCTTCGACGCCCGGGGCCGCAAGGTCACCACCATCGAGGGGCTCGCCCAGGGCGACGAGCTCCACCCCGTCCAGCGCGCCTTCGTGGAGAACGATGCGCTGCAGTGCGGCTTCTGCACGCCCGGCATGGTGATGAGCTGCGCCGCGCTGGTCGAGCGCAACCCGAAGTGCACGCTCGATGACGTGAAGCAGGCCGTCAGCGGCCACCTGTGCCGGTGCGGCACCTATCCCAACGTCTTCAAGGCGACCCTGGCGGCGGCCCAGGCAGGCGGAAAGATCAAGGGGAAGAGCTGA